TCCCTAGCTTTAGGTTTAGCACTGTATACTCTAGCTGTCCCTTGGAGCCAAAGGACTTAAATTCAAGCCTGGGCTCTGCAACTTCTTATGTAactttgaaaaagtcatttaaccttttcaaGCCTCAGCctcttaatctttaaaatgaaagggttgaactagatgagctctgaggtcccttcctaaGGAAGTTTCCAAAAGCTTTCCAGGAGAATCTATTAggtgaagaaagaaaacagaagcttgttttcatttttaaaaaatgaaggctTTTGGAACATTAAGTCCTAGTgattaacattttcattttaaataaaacactgTTAGCATGTACTCCACTGATTCAGAACTTGTTATTTTTCAGATGGGAACTGGGCTAAAGTTCACCTCTGTCCTGTTTATGCTTCTGGCCCACAGTGGCACAGACTTGGCTGAGTAAGGAAGAAATGTGGCTGGCAAACTTTCATCATATAAGGATATTGTCTCAGGCAGAAACTGTGGGAAATAAAGTCTCTTTCACCAACACCTTATGTTTTCCCTTCACAATCCTTTCTTATCTTAATCTATACAGATTTTTCACCCCTAACTTCCCCCAGCTTTAGATCCCCCAATGTTTCAGATTCTATTTCAGAATTCATATGAATTGGCTGGCTTCCTCTCTTAAATTCTGTCTTTTTATAACATTCTTTTCATAACATTCTGTCTACTCTTTCATATTAGGACTGAATTTTGGTGGGCCTTGTTCCCACTATCTCACTCTGTTCCCCTTAAATACCCGTAATCATAAAACACAAAATTCATGGCCCTTTATCCTCTTAGAAGGTAAAGACTCAACTTCTGAAGAAAAGATTTGCTAAAGAAGTCAATACTATAAAGATTGCTACTTAAgaaaagcactttagaaatgtACATTACATAAAGTTCTATTTATATATTAGTCTCATCTATTCATTAAAGTTGATCCCCTAGTGTCTCTATTAGTCAATGCTTTGTTAGTTTGGTTCAAATTATTGTATGTCTTTGTAAATAATGATTTgtgttaattattaattatttgtgtTGGTAATTATGCAGTAACATaagtaaaaatgtattttctccaaaatattaaataattcagGTTTTTCATTGCTACAAActtcattttccctctcttcctcaccAACACCAAACTAGTCTGAATTAGGAGCAATCAGATTAGGATTTTGATAATGTAAATTTATAGACCTAACCTGGGTTCAAAAGATTAGCTGATCCTTTCTTCAGCTCTTCTGTAGACGAGTTTAACAAAGATGATCACTAGCAGAATGGAGAGAGATCAGCACCCAAATCCTGAGACATGCAGACCACTCTGGCAAATGAAACCCCACTCTCTACCGACTTGCCACTATGACAGTAGTATGAAACTGAAATCTGTAAATGATGGTCTTAAGTGAGAGACAGTGTGGTTTACTATAAAGTTGGATGTTGATCCACAGGGTTTCTACTTCTGTCTCTTTAAATAACTAATTAGATAAGTGATTTTACTTCATTAAGTGTCATTGTTCTCAACCACACAATGATAAGATTGAACTAGGCAATTCTTTGAATATCATTTGACTTATCTGACTAATTACTTGGATTTGAAGTAAGTGAGGAGGTATTGGGTAGTCatattggctctttttttttaatcatattcttATATATCTTACATCTAAGAGCATTATCTTACATTGCAAGCCCAAACCCCAAATCCTGAATGTTTTGCTCCAGTCAGATAACTTTGATGGAAGATTATCTTAATGTTTATAATAAAATTCTAGTATCCTTAGTCTGCCTCACTATCAGGACAAATAAAAAGTCCAGAGTAGTTCCACGTATGAGGTTGAATTAGCCAATTAATGGTTAAAAAAAcactttctattccttttatgCACTTATATCCTAGCTTCCATTACATTCTAATTTcctattatatttctattaatatgTTCACACacataattattatcttattgcCCATGCTATATGTGGGTAGTACTCTAgtgttggaatcaggaaaatctgggttcaaattcctccCCAGAAACTTacttagcaaatgcttaataaatgcttgttttcttcccctttcccaggatcacatagctatgtgccagcactgtgctaagtacttgatATGTTTTCTCAGATAAGGATAattgttgtaggggatgtgggaagactgagGCACTAAATACATTGCAGatggagttgtgagctgatccagccattctggagagcaatttggaactctgctcaaagggttatcaaactgcatatcctttaattcagtagtgtttctactgggtctgtatctcaaagagaccATTAAAATGCAAcctgtagtggcaaagaactggaaactgagtgaatgcccatcaattggagaatggctgaataagttatggtatatgaatattatgaaatattattgttctgtaagaaacgaccaacaggatgatttcaaattACTGCATGTCTGGAGTCGGGAGAGcctgacatgaactgatactaagtaaagtgagtagaacaaggagaacattgtacacagcaacagcaagattatgtgatgatcaactctgatgaacccAGCTCTtattaacaatgaggtgattagGCCAatgccaatagacttgtgatggacagagccatctgcacccagagagaggactgtgggaactgagtgtggatcataatgtagcattttcaccttttttgtcatttgttctcttgctttttttcctctaatttttttccccttttgatctgatctcttttgtgcagcatgataactgtagaAATCtgtttacaagaattgcacatgtttaatctatattggattgcttgctgtttaggagggaaggagaaatttggaactcaaaggttttgcaagggtaaatgttgaaaactatctttgcatatattttgaaaaataaatggttattattgttttaaaaaacacattttctcatttgatcttcaaacaacTCAAGGAAGGTAGGTGTTAATATGGccctcactttacagttgaggacacTGAAACAGACAGAAATTATGTAACATCTATCTAGGATTACACACCTGgaaagagtctgaggctggatagGAGCTCAGACTGAGCTCTCTTCATTGGCCACTTAACTGTCTCAAACAGTGATTTAATTTCTCGgagctttaattttcttatttggaaaatgagaatatCACCTACCTTATCAGGTTTCTATAAGGATTAAATGcattaaagtgttttgcaaaccttaaggtgctatatgaatatgaactaacatttttcatctttttatcttttcccaatATCTATCTTCTAATGATACTCTCTAAGGGAAGATATTGCTCATGTTAGaatcttattaaatgtttaaagaataaaggtaataaaatgaagaaattgaagactATGATGTCATGAAGCATTGATAGGCCTCTCTACCTTCctcctacaaaaaaaaagaaccctcACAAAGCAGCACTATTTGGATTTGTGGGTAGTAGCAAATAGAGATGGGGCAGAGTTGCTAGAAGCATACAAACCTGGAAAGAGATGTTTTAAAAGCCACTGCATACACATGTCCCTGGAAGGAAGGAATCAAACATCAGTGAACCTGGTTAGAGGCCTGTAATGAGGGACACTGTATCACTAATATCTATGGGGACTCCAAGGAAGAACAGCTGATAACAAAGAACTGGCAGTTGAATGGAAATGGGGAGAAATATCAATGTGGCAGGGAGCCACAGAAGTAGGCAAATAAATACCAAATGTTACCCAGATTTATTCTTTTATCTTCAATCCTATCTCTCCAACTGCCTAGTAACCATCTTGACCTGAATGTCTCAACATTCCTCAGAATCAACAAATCCCAGAATGAACTAATCATATTCCCCCTACACCTACATAATCTTCCTATGTCCATTAATGTTATGATCTTCCTCCCAGGTGATCATCTTTGGCTCTTCCCAACTCCTTACAGCCAATCACCCaagaagcctttattaagcacttaccatagGAACTGTGGTTAGCCCTAGAAAAATAGGgaccttttttgctttttctttatcaaaAAGGTTACATTCTATTACCAAGTTAATCTATACTATCTCTATAGTATCTTGCCTTTCCTCCTCTTAGGTCATACTTTCAAACACTTTGGTCCAAAACTTCACAGCTCCACCCAGAACTACTGCAGTAGCCTCCTAACTGGTCTCTCTGCCTCCAGTCTCTTTGTCCAGCTTTGCAAATACTTAAAATTCCCAGTTCTGATCATGTACCTCCTATTCAAAAGCCTCAAGACCTTCCTATTGCTTAGTGGAGTATATAATCCTCCAATCTCATTTCCCAATCTCATTCCCCATTATTCTTCATTATTACACATTCCAGCTGAGCTATTTATTTCATCCTGCTTTTCTGcattgaaaaatgtttttgtacctTGAGCCTGAAAGAGTTAGATGTAGGgctgggaaaacaaacaaacaaacaagcaagaaaaaaaaaaaaaacacagagggCATCTAGGCAGATTCCCTTATTTTAGAGAAAGCGAAGGCCCAgtgaggtcaagtgacttgccaaggtcacacggGTAGAAAGAAGAGATATTTTTTTCACCTGTTAATCTCTTTTCTTCGGTCAAGTTcgatatctatctatttattgaGCCTTAAGCAGCTGCAAGTAATCTCTTCTTCATCAGATTGTTCTAGAGTACCCAGGCTGGAATTCCAATTTGTCCCATCACATTTCATACTTCTTATTGTAAGTTGCGATGTTTGCAAAATTTGATTCAGAATGAATATCTTTTACTATGTGTATTGACAGACACCCAATTTCTATTacaaaggggaaagaagggatcAGAGAAGCACCTGCAGAGAGGTCACTATCTAGACATATGAAATACTgtttcctcccacccccatcaCGCAGTACTCCATCTAAAACCAATTCTTTCCTGTTTGAAAATTGAAGTAGTTTAGAACACTGGGCATTGATTATGTAGAATTATGTAGGGCTTTTTCCCCCATTAATGCGATAGTCTATTTGAGACAGGTTTCTAACAGCTAAAttctaaattagaagaaaaaaaaaacaaaactttatttctttttataaaatatttatttatttttactcaaATAGCTGCCGGGTCCGGGCCTCCCCGGATGAACAGAAAGCAccaggaaggggggaggggtgaagCTGGGCCAGGTCAGAGAAGGAGGGAGCTGAGCTCCAGCTCTGCCCGGCCTAGAAGCCGGTCCCGCTCCAGGCCCCGGCCCTTGTTCTCGGCCTTGACCCTCACCGCCGTGCGGCGCAGGTCCTCCTCGGACAGTCCGTCGAAGAAGAAGTCCTCGTTAAACACTGGGTTTGGGCTCCGCCGGATCACTGCGCTGCGCTGCTCGCGCGGCTTCCCCGGGGGCACCAAGGTGACGCTGACCCTGCAGCCGATGGCCCCCGGCTCGGCCGTGCCGCTGTACAGCCCCTCGGCTCGGAGCAGGCGGATGCGCAGCCGCCGGGACGCCGGACAGTACTGGGTGGCCAAGTGCAGGGCGCCGCCGTGGTGGCCCAGGGTCACGGTGCTCTCGGCCTCCGGGCGCTCCCGCGGTGGGCCCAGAGAGGAGGGGGGCGGCGAGGGGGACGGAGCCCCCGGCCCCGCGGAGTTGGAGACGCGGCCTGCGTCCGGCGCGGCATCGGAGTCCTCGTCGTCGTCCTCCGCGCTGGAGACGGAGCGGGCCCGGGCCAGAACGCGGCTCCCCCCAGCTCGCAGCGCCCGGCCCAGGAGCCCCTCGGGGGCGCGGAGGAGGCGGCGGTAGCGCTGGCGGCTCCGGGAGCGCGGGGCGGGAGCGTCTCGGAGCCGCGGGGAAGCGCAGGGGGACGAGCtaacagaagaggaagaggaggtgcTGTGGGGCCCGACTAGGGCGCCCCTCCGCCCTCGTGGGTTGCAGgtgccgccgccgccaccgcagTAAGTGTGAGCCCGCGGGCGCGGGGGCTGCAGAAGAAGGGCGGCAGCGGCTGCAGAGCCCCCAAGGAAAAGGGACTCCTTCCGGCGGGTATTGGGGCTCTCCAGCAGCGCGCAGAAGCCGTACGAGGTGGGCCGGCGCGGCAGGTGCTGCAGCGAGAGCGCGGCCTGCGAGCGCGGGTCCCAGTCCGTGAGGTCCGGGTCCTCCCGGGCTCCCGCTACGCCTGGCCGCAGCCCCTCCTCCCCGGCTCTGCAGCTTAAGTTCCGACTGTGAGGCCACATATCGGGCTCCACTGTGCAACGTCGAGGAGTGGAGGCAGAAGCTCCAAGGGGCTGGAAGGCAGGAGTGGCGTGGGGAGGTAGCCGGGGTGGGATGCAGAAAGCCGGGATGCGCCCCGGAGTGAGCACGTTGCAGAAGGGAGAGCCCGCCGGGCTCTTGGACATGAGAGCCATAGCTGCCTTCTCGGGCTCCAGGGCCGTGCTCGCCCCCGTGGAATCGCGGAGTTTCTTTAAAAGTCGCATTTCCCGGGGTCTAAGATAGGGAGAGGAGTTTGGAAATGTccctattggaaaaaaaaaaaaagacttgtgaGATTCCTTCCCCAGAAAGAGACAAGTGGGTTCCCTTCCCCCATTGTTCCATTTGTTTAATATAAAATCAAGTGTCTGTGAGCGGACACACTCAGAAACAAACTTATGCGTATATTCCCCTCTCCCAAAcatagaaggaagggaagaaagacagTTTTAAAAGGTAACCGGTGCaatattgaaaaaatgtttttctgacTGTCACCCGTAGCTTTGACTGAGGAACTGTTACTATTGGTCGGTTTTTAAAAGCGGCGACTTTTTGCTTCAGCACTGGACTGAGGGACAGCTGATGTGTTCTCTTATATTCTGGGCCCATGGGGCCTTACCCAATGGAGAACGTGGatgaaatgcaagaaaaaaacacGCCAACTCCGCCTCCTACCGCACCGAGGAGGCCAGTTAAGGGGCAATGCTCTCTAGGCCACAAAGGTACAAATTATTGGCGGCTGAATAACTCAATCTCTGGACTGCTTTGGGAAAAGCATTTGTAAGTTGTCTCTTCCAGAGACAGACAGCAAAGTTATTTGTGATGGGAAATCCTatctttttaaaacaagaaatgaTTAGCTGCTAAATTCCCCACCGGGCTTGGAAAAGAGGAAACACACCCTGACATATTTCCTGGCATATGGAGAGAGTGAAGTAGAGcaaggaaataggaaataaatagagTTCTgtttatgcttcagataaagttaCACGCCCAGTTGTACTAAAGTGCCACCCCTGAGCCCCAGAAATTGATTCCAGTTTATTCCAGTAACTGTCAAAGCCAGCTTCCCTCTAACCTGCCTAATACAAATATTCATGGAGCAGAATCAACATCTTCAACTGAAAATCGTTTTTTCAGTTGTCAAAAGTACTTTCCCCTCctattcactgaaaaaaaaaaatgataatgaagaaaggagagaaaagagcaaagggaagcaggaaggaacccttatatcaataagcaaaatcaagcaaaacaaatttccctgTGGCTCTTTATTCTGCATATTTATACAACATCTCATTGTCATGAAGGTGGCCAGGATTCTTCTCTGGTCTGCTGGAATGATCTCTTTGATCATCTCTTTGATCAGAGGTCTGAATTGTTcctttttacattattataatataattgttctccttgttttgttcattttgcatcaatACACATGTTCCCAAGTTGCTCTGAAACCACCCTCTTCTACAACAATAGTACTCCattaatataccaaaatttgtttagtCTCCAACAATTAATGACTACcaccttaatttccaattctttaccatttaaaaaaagctattataaatatttttccctctttctttgaaaTCTTTCTCTCCTAGTAATATTCACTGGGTCAAAGGGCAAGCCTATCTTAATAACCTTTTGACCCAATTCCACattattttcagaattattggatccattcacagtgtTAAGCCTGGGGGTTCCTGGCGTGCTTCTGGTGTGGGAGGAGTATCTGCCCTCTACTTACCCTCCTCTCTGGGGTCTTCGGGGTACCACCGGCTTCTGCATCAGAAGAATCACACTGAGTCGAACTGCCAAGGAGTTAAGCGGTGCTTTTATTCAGGAATAGATTACATGGCGTAGAAAAGATGTTTCCCCTTTTTAATCAGGCAGTATACTAACTTATATACTCTTTTAACAATGGAGAACTCCAATCAAAAGTTAAGTAcagagtttttccttttatggctgtatatatattttaaaggttatGTGTCTTAATATAGGAAGTGTATGCATGTCACATGCCTGTTCCAATGGCCTCATACTCTCCTAACTCAGCAGTAAATGTAGGTCCAAGTTGATCTGTACTCCAACATCACAGGTCTACCAAGAGTATATCAATGTATTTATTTCctgtttcccctcccccccatcccagcctctcattttcttttttggtcagtTTTGCTGTTCAGCAGGGTATGAGGTAGAATCTTAAAGTTgccttctttagcatttctcaattagtgatttgaagtattttttcattgTGGCTACTTGTAAATTGTGTACTCAGAATGTGAAAGGACTCCAAAGACCATCTAGTATAATGCATTAAAATTGAAATTCCCTCCTATAGTAACCCAAAGAAATGGTCATACAACCTTTGTTTGCAGACCTTTGGTAAGAGAGAAGTTACGGCTTCCTGAGGATATACCAAGATCATGCTCCAAACTGTGTTAAATAAACACTGAAGATAAGATGATGAAGAATAATAGTCTCCACTCTGAGGATTTGGGGAGGAAGCaggataaaatatacataaatgaatCTGGagtaaagaagaatcttaaagtgctatagtcTTATGGTGTTTATGAAGTTGAAGAGATCACTTTCATGGTATGAAAGAAATTggtgaacaaaaaaatcaagtaatTGTATTGTACAATATTGACTGActgtatacaaatacataaagGAAGAGgtaaaggggagaagagggaaataaggcaaaaaaaaaaaaaaaaaaaaaaaattagggcagAGCCAGTTTGTAGAAGATCCTGAATGCCAGGATAAGAAATTTGTGGGGAAGATAATTTAGTATAAAGGAAAGACACAGGGTTTCCACATATTGGAtttttctacctgtgtgaccttaggcatgTCCTTtactttagaactagaagagattttagaggaCGCGGAgtccagtcctctcattttaaagaagaagaaattatggCCTAGAGAAATTAAAGATTTTGTCAGACAACAGCCTTGTGCGTAGAGGAGTGACAGGTTCAGAGGGAGTAACATAGTTATGCCGGTATATTCGGGAGATTTTTGTCaactatatgaaataataatttggGATTGAAGAAACTAGGATTAGTCTCCTATCATTAACCAGGTTTTAGATCATGTCACATTAACCTCAACCTGGAGAAGTCATTAGTTCCCTTTAATGATTGGCACATGGTTACTAACTCATGCCATATAGTtgctgagtcatttttttttgcttggttttcctgattttattttttttaattttatttataattttttgacagtacatatgcatgagtaattttttataacattatcccttgtattcatttttccaaattatcccccccttcctccacaccctccccccatgacaggcaatcccatacattttacatatgttacaatataacccagatacaatatatgtgtgtaaataccattttcttgttacacattaagtattagcactaccgtctatctacccaggttacttataccttcggaatctaacaatttacactcatttcccagtgttccttctctgggtgtagttgtttctgtccatcattgatcagctgggagtgagttagatcttctttatgttgaagatgtattctgatggaagtgaatatcttcatacagcattgaagtgtacagagatcttctggttctattcatttcattcagcatcagttgatgtaagtctctccaagcctctctgtattcctcctactggtcatttcttacagagcaataagaATAATTGTATTTCAAACAAGCCACTCAAGGACACTTCTTCTAAACTGACCTGAGCTCTATCTGGGTGAATATGCTATATCAATTCAAACCAATAGGAAATTATGACTTTCCTGCTATGCATTTATGTGCCAGGTATCAGGAATCTAATTCTTAAGGACCCTACAAATAGTCATGGGTTCACAGTCCTTACTAATTTAATGATTTGCTTAAATATGTTAACAACGTATAATTCTCAGGACATTTTCAATAGAGTGACAGAGTTTGAGTCAAGAGGATTTATGGCCAAGTCTTAACTGGCACTAGCTATATAATAGGTAAGTTACCTAGCCCACTGAGTGtaagtttctttgtctgtaaaaatgTTGATAACAGCAACTAAATTCATGAGAGTTGTTCTGAACATAAAAATGAGATATTGTgctaaagaactttgtaaacttgTGTGCAAGCTGTAATAATCATAATGGTTATTATTAAGAAAGCActtatttggcacatagtagtatGCTAAACACAGAAAAGAATAAGCCAATGGATATGATTCCTGATCTTTGGGGATTTATCATCCAAATTTGACAAAAATGTTGGAAATTAAAAAGACTTACTtagagtaataaaaaataaacatggaaCAAGTGCATAAATAGATAATaacatttaaagaatttaatTCAAGCTATTtgctggaaggtcaaatactgaagctgaaacaTCTTATTATTATATggctaaaaatatttataagactCATTGGAAAAAACCCTAATAttgggaagaaatgaaggaaaagggaatgTTGTTTTCATGACACTATCTTTCCATATTATCCTCTACCAaacatgaatttggacagactttgagagaaaATGGAGGATGGAAGGGTCTGGTGTCTATGGGACATGActgcacaaatacaaaaaaaaattaagttcaagaataaatatttaaggGGATTGCCCATGTCTGGAGAGGCAGCATCATGAAGAATCATAACTGAGATTCTCTACTAGTCTCATAATCAGTTTCCTTAAAACTGAGGAAGGGAAATGTTTTGAGACTAgaatcttctagctctaaatctatcaaACTATGAGTTATCTACAAGAAGTAGAGGGAGTCAGCTCCTTATTGATCTAGGTTGGCTTCAGGACACAAGACTACTGCTTGAAGTTTATTCAAGGAATCCTAGGACACTCTCactatttgggggggggggtaaccCCTATCTTAAAGTTTGTTGATATTGGATTCTCCTTATCTCTAAAAATGTAGGCCCTGTTTTGGGAATGGGGCAGAATTATTGATAACAGAAGAGCTTCAGTTCTCAGCTAGAGATTTTCCATTGCtcaataaatttatcttttcaaataacTGGTCTAATATAAAATTCAGAACTAATGGGCTTCAATGTAGTTCAATTTCTCCCTTGATGCAGTCTTCTTAAGATCCTATAAGGGATCATTgacttgttaattaaaaaatactagaaagataCTTTTTATACAAAATAGCATAACAAAGTGTTCCTTGTGAAAATTTTTGAAGTGACTGATTTTTATGAGAATTTACTATTATTTCCTTCTGGCTATACTGCCATATATAACTACTCCTACCTTCATGCTTTCCTTTCACTAAACTCAGTTTTATCATGAATGAAGAAAGAATTGTCATGggtagaaaaatgaaatttctatatTCTAGACTCTGGGGATGATATCATCAAAATGTCAAAGAAAGCAAGTAGCTGAAACTCAAGTTCAGTTTCTAAAATTGTTTTAGAATACTTTTTATCCTACTTAATAACATTCATTAcctgtcttcctttaaaaaagcataaaatcCTTTGTGAAATTACTAAACCTAGAGAAAATCTTTTACTTGTTTGTATTTCAGGTAGCCAAGTATGGGATCCAATCATTAGTGTAATCCAAGGTCAAGGGCTCTAAGCACTTGTTGTACATAAGCTATTTATGTATCATTTTCTCTTTACTTGTATTGCCCCTACTCACAGAAGCCTCTGGGAAATAccaaaatataattcaaatgtTTTGTGTAAATTCCCACAGACATGAATTAGAGGGTCCCCAGGTTTAGTACAAGTTCTCGAAGTAATAAATGCATCTAAAAGATACAAAACAGCTTTTGTTCCACCCCAAAGAAAAGCACTAAAAACCCATAAAGGATTCGCAATATCCCATCAACAATCAACACCATTCTTCTttctaataattcttattttccttcagtCCTAAAATCTCCCCTACTCATAGCTCCATCTTGTGGTTGGAAATCACTCCAGAAGTGAACTGAATTTAAGATTGCTCTGAAGACAACTCCCCAGCATTCTAGTTAAGACTCTCATTTACCCTTCCTTTCCTAGAAACCTATGTTAACTTCAGGTCTTCTGGCACCAGTCATTTGTTCTTTACTGGAGAGAAAAACTCATGAGGTTACTACATAATCAACTTTCTATTCCCACTACTATCCCCCCTATACTGGAAGTGGGTTCCACTTTCTAATTCCAGGGATCCATCCATATAGGAAAGGAATCGTGGTAGTTAGTTACACAGAAGGAGGAttaagaatgtaaattctttgttACTACCTTTAGAAGACATTAAACACTGCTAAAATTTCTTTAGGTTTTTGATAGTAATGTGTTTCATTTAGCATCTGAAATAATGACTTTTAAGTAAGGCCTTGAATATAATTAAAGGAAAATGTTCTGAGACTTCAGTCTcaccttcccttctcccatttcTCCACTGATCTTCCCCTTGTCTGAATAGCATGGAACACACTTGCATATTATCTGGCGAGTTCATTTTCGGCAAGACTTAATCAGGGTTTGCCTTAATTGTTATTTAGCTTTCTCGTGTGTCTGCCATCTTACCAATTATGTTGTAAGCTGCTTAAATGAAGGAGCATGTGCTATGTGTCTTTTACATCCCACAGTCTGTCTAGTAAAAATGCAATGCACACAGTAGGGACTCACTCAATATTTGTCCAATGAATCTTCATCTATTTCAGTACGTCTTCCTTAATCATTTAGATCACCCTAGATTTCACCCTTGAGGAACAAAAAGAATGACAACTGAACTACAACGCTTTTCATCTGTCTCTGAGAAAGTTAATATGATCTCTCCTGATGGGCATGTCTTATCGGAAGCCTCAATGCCCCATTCAACCCAGATCACATACTTTGAAGACAATGTCATTAGAACCTCCTCAAGCTAAAGAAATGCTCTTTAAAAACTTCAGCATGTAGGCATATTTATCTTGTGCAAATGATTTATTACAATGTTTTTATCTACATCGAAGTAACTTTCCTTaagtgcagatctgaccatgtatgtc
The DNA window shown above is from Sminthopsis crassicaudata isolate SCR6 chromosome 2, ASM4859323v1, whole genome shotgun sequence and carries:
- the LOC141554246 gene encoding C2 calcium-dependent domain-containing protein 4A-like, which produces MRLLKKLRDSTGASTALEPEKAAMALMSKSPAGSPFCNVLTPGRIPAFCIPPRLPPHATPAFQPLGASASTPRRCTVEPDMWPHSRNLSCRAGEEGLRPGVAGAREDPDLTDWDPRSQAALSLQHLPRRPTSYGFCALLESPNTRRKESLFLGGSAAAAALLLQPPRPRAHTYCGGGGGTCNPRGRRGALVGPHSTSSSSSVSSSPCASPRLRDAPAPRSRSRQRYRRLLRAPEGLLGRALRAGGSRVLARARSVSSAEDDDEDSDAAPDAGRVSNSAGPGAPSPSPPPSSLGPPRERPEAESTVTLGHHGGALHLATQYCPASRRLRIRLLRAEGLYSGTAEPGAIGCRVSVTLVPPGKPREQRSAVIRRSPNPVFNEDFFFDGLSEEDLRRTAVRVKAENKGRGLERDRLLGRAELELSSLLL